TCGACAAATCTCTCGCTCAAAATTGGAAAGAACTCGGCGTTTCTTCGGAAGAAATCATCAAAGCACTCAACGACAAAGGCTTCACGCTGCCCACAGAGATCCAAACTCTCTCAATTCCTCCCGCAATCTTCGGAAAACGCGACATTTTGGGCGCCGCAGAGACAGGAAGTGGCAAAACTCTCGCTTTTGGCATCCCAATTATCGAAGGAATCATTCGTCACAAGCAGAAGCAAtcagaaaatgatgaaaaaccgCTTTATGCTGTCATTTTAACGCCAACTCGTGAACTTGCAAGTCAAATTCAGGGACATTTGAAGGATGTAGCAAAATATACAGACATCAAAGTTGCTTCAATTTTCGGAGGAATGGCAGTTCCCAAGCAAAAACGTGTCTTGAAGCAATGTCCCGAGATAATTATCGCCACGCCGGGTCGATTATGGGAGCTGTATGAGGAAGGAGATGAACATTTGGCGAAAATGGACAGTTTGAAGTACTTTGTTGTTGATGAGACAGATCGAATGGTTGAAAAAGGGCATTTTGAGGAGATGCATAAATTGTTGGAAGTCATAAATGCTGATGCGGCGAAGAAAAAAGGaagacgaaattttattttttctgcgaCACTTACGATGGTTCATGATTTGCCGGATTATGTATTGAGTGagtgaaaagaaatttgaagattttttttatttccttcaaatttatttattttatttaaatgtttattattttttttcttttttatcatttttaatcattttatatctcaaaactgccaaaaaattgaaactgaaaaatttttttttctttgacatagttttggtttaaaaactaaatcaagagcaaaaaaactgtgtcaaaaactgtgtcaaagcaatttttgtcaaatcttgctccaaatggataaaaatttatcagagggctttaatttatcatttttaatcattttataactcaaaactgccaaaaaattgaaactgaaaaaaattttttctttgacatagttttgttttaaaaactaaatcaagagcaaaaaaactgtgtcaaaaactgtgtcaaagcaatttttgtcaaatcttgctccaaatggataaaaatttgtcagagggctctaatttatcatttttaatcattttataactcaaaactgccaaaaaattgaaactgaaaaaattttttttctttgacacagttttgttttaaaaactaaatcaagagcatttgtcagagggctctaatttatcatttttaatcattttataactcaaaactgccaaaaaattgaaactgaaaaaattttttttctttgacatagttttgttttgaaaactaaatcaagagcaaaaaaactgtgtcaaaaactgtgtcaaagcaatttttgtcaaatcttgctccaaatggataaaaatttgtcagagggctctaattttcatcatttttaacttgccaaaaaaatgaaacattttttgaactgaaaactaaatcaagagcaaaaaaactgtgtcaaaaactgtgtcaaagcaatttttgtcaaatcttgctccaaatggataaaaatttgtcagagggctctaatttatcatttttaatcattttataactcaaaactgccaaaaaattgaaactgaaaaaaaaatttttttctttgacatatttttgttttgaaaactaaatcaagagcaaaaaaaaactgtgtcaaaaactgtgtcaaagcaatttttgtcaaatcttgctccaaatggataaaaatttgtcagagggctctaatttatcatttttaatcattttataactcaaaactgccaaaaaattgaaactgtcaaaaaaaaaattttttttttctttgacatcagtttttttttaactcaaaactgcctaAATcaagttttgcaaaaaaactgtgtcaaaaactgtgtcaaagcaatttttgtcaaatcttgctccaaatggataaaaatttgtcagagggctctaatttatcatttttaatcattttataactcaaaactgccaaaaaattgaaactgaaaaaattttttttctttgacatagttttgttttgaaaactaaatcaagagcaaaaaaactgtgtcaaaaactgtgtcaaagcaatttttgtcaaatcttgctccaaatggataaaaatttgtcagagggctctaatttatcatttttaatcattttataactcaaaactgccaaaaaattgaaactgaaaaaaatttttttctttgacatagttttgttttgaaaactaaatcaagagcaaaaaaactgtgtcaaaaactgtgtcaaagcaatttttgtcaaatcttgctccaaatggataaaaatttgtcagagggctctaatttatcatttttaatcattttataactcaaaactgccaaaaaattgaaactgaaaaaaatttttttctttgacatagttttgttttaaaaactaaatcaagagcaaaaaaactgtgtcaaaaactgtgtcaaagcaatttttgtcaaatcttgctccaaatggataaaaatttgtcagagggctctaatttatcatttttaatcatttttataactcaaaactgccaaaaaattgaaactgaaaaaaaaaatttttctttgacatagttttgttttgaaattttataactcaaaactgcaaaaaaattgaaactgaaaaaatttttttctttgacatagttttgttttgaaaactaaatcaagagcaaaactaaatcgaaaaactgtgtcaaaaactgtgtcaaagcaatttttgacaaatcttgctccaaatggataaaaacttGTCAGAACTGTGgctcaaatcttgctccaaatggataaaaatttagggctctaatttatcatttttaatcattttataactcaaaactgccaaaaaattgaaactgaaaaaattttttttctttgacacagttttgttttgaaaactaaatcaagagcaaaaaaactgtgtcaaaaactgtgtcaaagcaatttttgtcaaatcttgctccaaatggataaaaatttgtcagagggctctaatttatcatttttaatcattttttaactcaaaacttttgaaactgaaaaaaaaaaacaaaaaaatcaaagcaatttttgacaaatcttgctccaaatggataaaaaagagggctctaatttaaatcaagactgcaaaaaaaatgcaacactGAAAAGGTTTTTGAGCCATAAGCAAAAGAGTAACGCCTGATTTCCGATATTTTTCCTCTAAAACTCAAAATCACGAGctaaaactttgtcaaaaactgtgtcaaaaactgtgtcaaagcaatttttgacaaatcttgctccaaatggataaaaatttgtcagagggctctaatttatcatttttaatcattttataactcaaaactgccaaaaaattgaaactgaaaaaaatttttttctttgacatagttttgttttgaaaactaaatcaagagcaaaaaaactgtgtcaaaaactgtgtcaaagcaatttttgacaaatcttgctccaaatggataaaaatttgtcagagggctctaatttatcatttttaatcattttataactcaaaactgccaaaaaattgaaactgaaaaaattttttttctttgacatagttttggttttgaaaactaaatcaagacaaaaactaaatcaaaaactgtgtcaaagcaatttttgtcaaatcttgctccaaatggataaaaatttgtcagagggctctaatttatcatttttaatcattttataactcaaaactgctaaaaaatcattttaactttataaaaaacaactaaaataatcatcagtgaccaaaaaatgtttgtttgacaATTTTGTTCGTCTTTTCAATACCTTTCCAACGACACCTCAATCATCAAAATCGGTAAAAACGTTACAGAAATAAAGCTGTTTACTTtgatgtcattttgtatgaaattttgtcattttgtatgaaaaagtatttcaaaatttttttttttttattttctttttagaacGAGCTCGTCATTCAGGAGGAAACAAACCTTTGAAAACAACTCCAGGACAAAAACTCCAACAACTTATCCAAGCTTTCGGATTAACAGACCCGAAAATCGTCGATATTTCATCAAGTACGGGAACAGCAAAATCCCTCACCGAAAGTCGAATTCTCTgtcaaacgaacgaaaaagaCTTTTACCTCTATTACTTCCTCCAAAAACATCCGGGACGCACAATTGTCTTCTGTAACTCGATCGAATGCGTAAAACGTCTCGTTTCTCTCTTGAGTTACCTGAATTGCAATCCGTTCGGTTTACACGGAAGCATGATACAGAAACAACGCTTGAAAAACATCGACAGATTCAAAAATAATCCGCTCGGTTTACTCATTGCGACTGATGTAGCTGCTCGTGGTTTGGATATTCCGCTTGTGCAACACGTAATTCATTATCAAGTCCCACGAACGACGGAAAATTACGTGCATCGTTCGGGAAGAACAGCTCGTGCGAATAACGAAGGTCTTGCCGTGCTCATGATGGATCCAAGCGAAGTTAAATATTACACGAAACTTTATCAGGATTTGGGTAGAAGTaagttttgagcaattttttaaagaatttcaaggattttaatcaaaaaatatattttagctGAAGATTTGCCGCTTTTCCCAACGGTATCGAAATTTGTTAGTATGGCACGTGAGAGAGTTGTGCTCGCGAGAGAAGTAGAAATGATCGATTTGCAACTTCGAAGAGTCGCGACGGAAGATAATTGGTTGGAAACAGCAGCGAAAGAGGCTGAACTTGGTTCTGATAGTTCAGATAAAGATTCGTAAGTtactaaaaaactttttttaaatgaaatttttcattttaaaaatgaaatttaaaaaaaattataattttttttaaattttcatgctttaaaattttaatttttcttgataatttttaatatctaaaaattttttcttcaaaatatttttttattttttttcttgatttcttttgattttttttttaattttttaaataattatttatttatatttttttttaaatatatatcttTTAGAATATTGTTCTTTGATATTTGTCAATTtctggaaaaattttcttcaaaatttattttttatatttatttatttttttttaattttttttctttttgatttttttgtaaaattaacttttaaaaatttttcttaaatgaattttttcataaaaaaatatcttaaattttttccattttctattaaaaattttcattttcttttttttaatttttaaattttcttcacttttttttcattttctattaatttttttttttaattttaaatatttttttaaaaatttttaaagactcAAAATCTaaatcttctttaaaaaaaatcttttagaaaatttttcttgaattttttttttaattttaattttttgaattttctataaaaaaaaaattaattttctaatttttttgatttaaaattttttatttttgaaattttcacaattttcgattttttaatttttttttcatcaaaaaaatttcatagaaaatttttctttaaattttaattttttaaattttttccattttgtataaaaaatattcattttctgatattttttaatttttaatatttttttttaaatctcaaattttctctttgtaagttttttttctgtccacAATTGAAGGGCTAatgtgataaatcgcacatatgaatgtttttttgtatgaaaaattgaaattatgtgcgatttatcacatTGACCCTTCAATTAAAGACTCaaagtccaaaaatttttttaaattaaaaaaaaaaaattcattaattctaaaactttttttcatttcagcgACGACGAGGACTACAAAAAACAAGAacgcaacaagaaaaaaacatctttACGTGACAAATCCCTCAAATTGGCTCAACTTTTAGCGAATCCTCTCTTCATGAATACCACAAAATACCCCACGAGCGTTTTGCCGGGCACAAAACCAAAGGCAACTGACAACGATTCAGCTGTTTCTGTCATCAAACAATCCGTCGCCGAGCACAAAGAATGGAAAAAGAaccgaaaaaggaaaaatcgcgcctaaatttgttaaatttttctttaatttttaataaaatttgtacatttcttcatattttagtcaaaatttatcttaatgaCTGTccataaattgaatttctgaCAACAAAAGCAGCGTATTAGGCAACGGACGTTGTTCGGGCGAGAGAATTGTGCAAGTTTGACGATCCGTATCGACATCCGTGACACAAATAAATCCCGCAGCGTTACTCGTAATGACTTCGTCTTCCGTTGATTCGGCAAAACTCACAGCCAGCACGTGATGCAAGAGATTCGTGCCGGGTTGAACTTGCACGATCTTCGTCATGTTATCTTCTGCCTTCATTCCGAGCGGCATGCAACTGTCAGGCAACGCTGGAGCGCCAATTTTGACGACTTTCATCTCAGACCATTTCACGTCGAACGAATGGGGATACAAAGGAGCTTTTACTGTGCCATAGAAATATTCTCGAATTCGTCGATCACGTGCTTCAGTTCGTCCTTCACGCGATCTTTCGACAACGCCTCCGCTTTTGGGCAAATAAACGACTTGTTTGTCTTTTCCCAAGTCCCGAAGTAGCTCATTATAGAGCCTTTCTTGATCTAAAACGAAAACGGCATCACATTCGAAGGCATTTGCCGCATGTAACAAGGCTTTATATCCTCCGCCTTTGACCCATCCGCAAGTATTGATGATCATTCCCGAATAATTTGCCTTTTTATCGCTTTCCAAACGCAGCTGAGTGACTTCCGCCAAtctttttaccaaaatttcgtACAACGCTTGATTATCTCCCGGCGATTTATGTCCAAAATGATAAACAACAGGTGCTTgttgcgaaaaattttcttctattgcCGCAGGACGTTCGATTAAAAGAGCTCCAATTGTCCCGGGAATGGCGATACTTCCTTGCCCGACATCCAAATCGACAAAAAGTGGTCGTCGTCCATTGCGAACGGcgtaattgagaaaaattctgCACAAAGTTGACTTTCCAACGTCTGTTGGACCGCAAATTAACACGACAGGCCCTCGTTTGTTCTTTTCCTCAGCTTTGACTCGAAGTTGCTCCAAAGCGGCGTGACAATTCAAGTATtgaatctacaaaaaatttgaattaatttcataatttgatgaaaattcattgaaaaattcgaaCCATGGGCGTTTCTTTGGCAATATAACACACATCCGTGTACCCTTTGAGCTGAAGTTTGCATCCGTGATAGCTGAAAATGGCAACTTTCGCTCCATCCGTGAATTCGTAAGATTTTCCTTTGACCATTTCAGTTCCGAATAATTCTGCCATCCCCGAAGCGAGGGTTACAGTGCaagatttgttttttgtcTCTATCTCGAAACGGAGTTCATTGTCAACTTCCAACGTGTACTCTTTTTGATCTTCTTCTGACATtgtttttgaggtttttgcttaattttatgaaaaaaaaaaaattaagagccggtttttgttttgaattttttaaagtagtgATGTAAAAAGTGAATTACCGCCGAACTGAGGCACGTTCGAAAATATTCTTGAGTTGACcgaatttttccaaaacatCCCATGAATTGgcgcaaaattgaaaattaagtaatgaagagaagaaaaattttaattttagtgttacaatttattttaaaatatgtttagtATGTTACGAGtatgttaagttttttttttaaacatttgaatttcatttttttttttttgttataaatatgtataatgttttgtacatttaaaaatgaattttcttgttttaatcTCCTTTAAAAGTTTGCCCGTACTTTTTTGTGCGTTTAATTTGCGAATTAACGCACGGGCAATATGCTGCTGTACGGCCCCGTTCGACAGGTCATATTCGCGGGCAATTTTGCAGATTTTGGCGAATCTTCTTTTCGACAAGTGTTGTTCTGTTGAATGGGTGTCGAACGCGAGAATACTTCCGTTTGACTGGTGTTGGACGAAGGCGGCGAGCACCTTCCCGTAGTTCGATAGCAATGTATCGAAACATTGGAGAAGGTGgaaatttgttacaatttttaatctataatttaaattttcttgttacatatttcttaaaaattttttagttttaaaatttaaattttttgttacatttatatttaaatttttaatttttaaatttttaaaattattttaaattaaaagggcTGGTTcctataatgaaaaaaaaatatatatatataaataaaacaaaataaaataaaataaacaaaaattgcttacaCAGAACGAATTGAGGCAGTTCTCCCGGACTTTGTGCGTTTAATTTGCGAATTAACGCACGGGCAATATTCTGCTGTACTGCCCCGACGGAGAGATCTTTTTCTCGGGcaatctttgaaattttcgcgCAGCCACGTGTAGATAAGTGCTGCTCAGCGGAATGGGTGTCGTATGCTAGAAGACGTCCATTGGAAGCAAATTGGATGTATGTCGCGAGCACCTTCCCATAGTTTGACAACAATGTGTCGAAACATTGGAGAAGGTGCCGCGACACGACCTTTCCCATGCAACACTCCTGCCACACATAAGAGccttttcaataattattatctgttttttttatttatgtttttgtggaaaaatcttaaaattaaaagactttcaaaatctcatttttatatgaaattttgataaattgtgcgatttatccttttctcAACAGAAAACTACCCAAAACTATCCTTTGGGGATTCTTTTCtgcacaaaatttgttttttattgaaaatttaacggttttgaaatgataaaatgtAGATAATTTAAGAGAATGCTTATTTTGAAGTTAAGAGAAcacaatttctcttaaatttttgaagttttttaatatgtttttcgacaatttttggttgcatttttagattttttttgactcttaaatgattattatagaataaaagtgtataaaaatacaaaattagttaaaatttttacactttcagttaaaaattttcaaaaataagaatttaaaacaaaaaaattttaagagaacaaatttttaaattctcttagcATTCTCTACATTAGGTATTCTCGAGTTGACCGATATTTTCGAACACACCCCACGAATTGGCGCGAAATTGAACGTAAACAAAGGCAAGATGTCGAGTCAGTCCTCAAATCCCCCGGAATTGTACGAAAGAACGCTCCAAGATGTCAATCAGATgctaaaatatgcaaaaataggtaaaaattttcaatttcaacaaaaaaaataatttttatatcgaaattttttcagacaagaaaaatttaacaaatatcaACCAAGCAATTTACTTCCCAAAAGACACGGGAGAGTTGGAAAACTTCATGTTGCTTGAATTAAACCCCAATTTGCTCGCTGACGTCGAAAAAGGTGAAGATTTCTACCTCAAAGGGGGTCTAAATGAGAAAGCTGTGCTTTGTTCCGCCTCAAAAACGTACGACATCAAAATCGCCGAAATTTCCAACAGCCTTCTCCTGATCCCCGATTTGAAACTTGCTCAAGCCACAAGTACGTCGCCCATCAAATCAGCGCAAGGCGGCATGAACAAGTCTCTCGAGAAGAGTTTcgaagacgacgaagaagaaaatgaagaacCAACATCCCAATTTATGCCTTTTGACAGCATCGAGCGACGCGAAGTGAAAAAAGTCTTCCACGAATACTTTGAATGCACGTTAATTAAGCCTCGTTATCGCAAAACGATGGATTTGCTTCAGCTCGCGAGATATTCGGGACCCGAGAACGAACACaccatcaacaaaaaattacttttcacgTACAATCAGCTTCTAGATACGGCGCAATGTAGCGACGCTGAGTTCACAGAAGGCTTGAAACTTCATCGAGCGATCGATATTGAGGGATTTATCAGAATTTTGGATCCAGCTTATGAATATCGGATCGTGACGTTGATGGTAAATTTGATTTCGGAGAATTCGTGGGCGCTGGATGAGATTGATGAGGAAGTTACGATTGCTTCGTTGGAAGGATTGGCGCCGGAAGACGTAGTTACGggattatttaatgtttatacGGAGAAAAGTGAGAAGGAGGGATTTTTCAAGTACAAAGAAGATGCAGTTTCGAAGATTTTGTTGATGAATATCCTGAAAcctggattgaaatttgaatatgGGGAGTTTATGGAGACTTGGATGAATGCGATGCCTGAAGGAATGAGCATTAATGTAAgtattttgacatttcttttattaataaatttttaaaaaaatattaaaaattaaaaaaaaaattataaaaaaaaatttcaataaaaatttgaattaaaaaatttaataataaaatttaaaaaaaataatgaaaattaaatattgttaaaaaatatttaaaaaaaaaaatttaattattttgaaaaatatttttataaaaaattttgtgtcttatttcaatttttattatttttattttacagataaaaaatttaaaaaaaaaacgaataatttttcgaaaatttttgaactaatgttttcagaatttaaaataatttttttattaaaacttctaaaaagaagaaaaaaattatttaaaattaattatttaattattttcattaattatttaaattaaatatcattgaaaaatatttttataaaaaaaaataaaattattttaattttaattctaaaaaattaaaaaattgttttttttcttattacaattttttatacaaacaaatttaaaattagaaaaaaaaattcgcaaaatttCGAATGCCCCGTTTCGGTTTGAATCacattaagttaatttaaaatacctggaaaaataaatgcaaataattaaaatcaaaaattttaattaaaacttttttttttattttaaaaataaataaattttttagatattttttttaatattgtacgttttttattttattttaatttttataaaaagaaattaattacatatttttaattttaataaatttttaattgttttttttctcaattttttaaattttttataaataaattaaataattaattaattataaaaattaaaaatattttaattttacgttttttaatcattttaattttttatatgaaaaataattatttttaatttcaaataattttttatccactttttctctaaaattttaaataaaaaataattattattgcattaaaaatttaaaaataatttttaattttaattgtttgaattttaatcatttgcatttaatttttgtttaattattttttttttaatttaaaattttttttataaaatataaataataaaaaatttaaataaaaaaattaatttttaatattttttaattaaaattttatttatttttttttttttaattttaaaagaatattttttatttaatttttgataattaatttttttaataataaaaatttgaattttaacattttttctttaaatttttaggaaaacgTTCTCAAAGGCATCGGAATCATCGACAAAACGGGAAATCAGGAAGTTGTCAAGTCTCTTAATGAAGAAGACATGCCCACAAACATTCATGATCGTCTCAAAATCCTTTTTCGCACAAAAGAGCGATGGTCTCTCGACGAAATCGAGCCTTATATCGAATACTTTACAACTCCGCAGTTATCAGTTACGacaattttaaccaaattcgCGCGATCTCTCACTGTTAACGGCGTTCGATTGTACGTTTCGAAGCATTAAGTAAGTCAtggtcag
The sequence above is drawn from the Culicoides brevitarsis isolate CSIRO-B50_1 chromosome 1, AGI_CSIRO_Cbre_v1, whole genome shotgun sequence genome and encodes:
- the LOC134834488 gene encoding ATP-dependent RNA helicase ddx24; this translates as MGNKKFNEKAKNKKWERVKMEGQVFTHDNADFSGFSSLEVLENYDRRLVKKTKLQKDDLNLRTVDALDLRKKDEGKNKQKKSQKDSGNESDDDILKEFEDEEDFGFQDSDTEVPSKKKRKKEEKKKSKENDKKSKKEEKAGKFVLLKPPKDSSDDEEESETEENPVESDSGNDETSVDKSLAQNWKELGVSSEEIIKALNDKGFTLPTEIQTLSIPPAIFGKRDILGAAETGSGKTLAFGIPIIEGIIRHKQKQSENDEKPLYAVILTPTRELASQIQGHLKDVAKYTDIKVASIFGGMAVPKQKRVLKQCPEIIIATPGRLWELYEEGDEHLAKMDSLKYFVVDETDRMVEKGHFEEMHKLLEVINADAAKKKGRRNFIFSATLTMVHDLPDYVLKRARHSGGNKPLKTTPGQKLQQLIQAFGLTDPKIVDISSSTGTAKSLTESRILCQTNEKDFYLYYFLQKHPGRTIVFCNSIECVKRLVSLLSYLNCNPFGLHGSMIQKQRLKNIDRFKNNPLGLLIATDVAARGLDIPLVQHVIHYQVPRTTENYVHRSGRTARANNEGLAVLMMDPSEVKYYTKLYQDLGRTEDLPLFPTVSKFVSMARERVVLAREVEMIDLQLRRVATEDNWLETAAKEAELGSDSSDKDSDDEDYKKQERNKKKTSLRDKSLKLAQLLANPLFMNTTKYPTSVLPGTKPKATDNDSAVSVIKQSVAEHKEWKKNRKRKNRA
- the LOC134834497 gene encoding protein CLP1 homolog; translated protein: MSEEDQKEYTLEVDNELRFEIETKNKSCTVTLASGMAELFGTEMVKGKSYEFTDGAKVAIFSYHGCKLQLKGYTDVCYIAKETPMIQYLNCHAALEQLRVKAEEKNKRGPVVLICGPTDVGKSTLCRIFLNYAVRNGRRPLFVDLDVGQGSIAIPGTIGALLIERPAAIEENFSQQAPVVYHFGHKSPGDNQALYEILVKRLAEVTQLRLESDKKANYSGMIINTCGWVKGGGYKALLHAANAFECDAVFVLDQERLYNELLRDLGKDKQVVYLPKSGGVVERSREGRTEARDRRIREYFYGTVKAPLYPHSFDVKWSEMKVVKIGAPALPDSCMPLGMKAEDNMTKIVQVQPGTNLLHHVLAVSFAESTEDEVITSNAAGFICVTDVDTDRQTCTILSPEQRPLPNTLLLLSEIQFMDSH
- the LOC134836092 gene encoding sister chromatid cohesion protein DCC1; the encoded protein is MSSQSSNPPELYERTLQDVNQMLKYAKIDKKNLTNINQAIYFPKDTGELENFMLLELNPNLLADVEKGEDFYLKGGLNEKAVLCSASKTYDIKIAEISNSLLLIPDLKLAQATSTSPIKSAQGGMNKSLEKSFEDDEEENEEPTSQFMPFDSIERREVKKVFHEYFECTLIKPRYRKTMDLLQLARYSGPENEHTINKKLLFTYNQLLDTAQCSDAEFTEGLKLHRAIDIEGFIRILDPAYEYRIVTLMVNLISENSWALDEIDEEVTIASLEGLAPEDVVTGLFNVYTEKSEKEGFFKYKEDAVSKILLMNILKPGLKFEYGEFMETWMNAMPEGMSINENVLKGIGIIDKTGNQEVVKSLNEEDMPTNIHDRLKILFRTKERWSLDEIEPYIEYFTTPQLSVTTILTKFARSLTVNGVRLYVSKH